The sequence TCACCAGCATCAGGATTTCCTTCATTTGTACCAAGTACTATACCCACAATCTTTCCAATCCCTTCGATAAGCGACTTAACTGAAGTGTCTTCAGCTTTTGCACCAGCACTACCAGCATCAGCAATATTACCAATTGACTCACTATCTCCTACACCCTTTATAGCATCACTTGCGCCTTCAATTATCTGATCAAGTTTTTTATTTAAATCTGCTACAGCAGCCTCTGTTCCAGAAGCATTAGGGTTTCCTTCTCTTTTCATATTCTCAATAATTGCATTAAGCTTACTCTTAATTCCTTCTACAGTTTCCTTTACTGTATTAAAATAAGTTCCAATCTCAGACTTTTGAGTATTAGTATTAAATCCTAAAACACCACCAAATGATTCACCAAAGGAAGTAAAGACATTTAAAAAGTCATTACCTAAATTAGCAAGTGAGGATAAGAAAGTATTTCTCTTCTCAAGTTCTTCTATCCCATTATTACAAGCAAGGAATAGAGAGATAAATAATGTTGCACAAATACTTTTTATATTTATATTTTTAATATTTATTTTCATATATTACGTGCACCCTCTTTTCCTTTAACTAAAGAAGCTACATATACAAAAGGAAAACTACTCCTATAAAAAGAAGCGTTTTCCTTAAATGACTTTATTTTTTAATTTACTTATTTCCTATTATTTATTTAGTTTTTACCTTCACTTGTCGCACCAACAGTTTCTGAATATTCTATTCCCCTAAGTGCCTCTCCTATCTTATCTAGTTTTTTTACTACTATTTTCCTAATTATTTCGTCTAGCACTCCTAATACCTTATTTACAGCACTTACTGCTGCCCCTTTCACAGCTCCAGCTTCATTTTGAGCAGCGCTAAATCTACCGCCTGCGGTCATGGCCTTTAGTGCAACAGCTGCTGCTAAGTCTGCATTAGTCTTTGCTCCAGCACCATTATTATCAGCAGCCTTAGTACCAGTAGCTAATGTTCCAGCATCTTTATCGTTACCAGAAAGAACAGACGTATTAGTTGTAGAATTTTTAATCTTATTAATCATTGCCCATGGATCTGCTTTAGCTACTTCATCTGCTAACAAAGAACCAGCTTTAGCATTAGCAACAGTACTAGCAGCAAGTGCAGCAGGAGCAGTAGCATCACCAGACTTAACTGCAGCACCATCACTGCCTGGTTCAATCTTTACTCCAGACTGCTCTGCAACTTCAATAATACTTTTAACTTCCGCAATAATAGCTTTAACGCTAGCTTCATTAGCTGGAAGGGCTCCTGAGCTATGATCATTGTCACCAATATTACCATCAGCTTTAGTTACACCAGCTAGTTTAATTACAGAGTCAATTAGCTTCGAAATCACTTCATCAATAGCTTTTTTAATCGCTTCTTTAACAGCCCCAACACCTATAGTATCAGCATGAGGAGCAGAAGCTATTTCCTTTGCTAAACCATCTAATTTACCCTTAATATCTTCTAATCCCTTTTTTACCTTATCAAAATGAACACCTACTGCACTTCTCTTATCTTCTGATGTAACAGCATTAAATCCTAATGTCCCAGCAATTATATCTCCAAAAGAAGTAACAATATCTAAGAACCCTTGTCTTAAATTAGATATAGAAAATATAGAATCCTTTTGCTTCTGAAGTTCTTCTACTATTCCATTATTACAAGAAAGGAATAAAGAGATAAATAATGTTGCACAAATACTTTTTACTCTAATATTTTTAATATTTATTTTCATATATTACGTGCCTCCTTTCTTCCCATCCTTTAACTAAAGAAAGACTAAACATAATTAAAGAGGCTAGATATAAAAAAAAGGAAAACTACTCCTATCACAAGGAATGTTTCCCTTTAATGACTTCATTAGTCAATTTATTTAGTTTACATTAATTCTAATTACTTACTTATTAACACCAGCTTCAGTAGTTAAAGGAGTATCATTAGGATTAATTTTCATAGCATCTTTAACAGCTTTAAGTCCTGCATCTATTGTTTTTCTTATTGCTATAGTTAAAGCATTTAATGCCTTAATTACTGCTCTTATTGATGCACCTTTAACTGCATTATCAAAATCAACTTTAGCGCCACCAGTAAAACAAGAAAATTTACCACCCTTTGCCATTGTTCTAATGCCATAGCTTCTGCCACAATTACATCTCGAGGGAAAACACTGAAATCAGAAATGCTTTCTAACGAATTTTTATCAAACTTAAATAGCATTACCATTATTCTCAACATTATGATCATTGGTTAAAAATAGGAAATTAGCTTTACATAATAATAAAAATGATCAAAAAACTGAATATATAACATAGTAAAGCTAAAAAAACAGGAATACCCATAAGGCATTCCTGCATTTCAAAACTAACTCAATAAACAATTTAACCAACTATGTCTATACTTATTTGGATTCAGCTTTTAATTCACTAGTAGAATCCACCTTAATACAATTACTAACATCCTTTAAACATCTATCAACTGTTCTTCTTATAGTAGAGACTATCTCATTTACAGTTTTATCCACTATGCCTATTAATACTGTATTTACTGCTTGCCCTGGGGCATGAGTAGCCTTGGTTGCTAATTTGCCACCCTTAACCATAGCTTTTAATGCTAAACCAGCTGCTATTGCTGATGCATTTGTGTTAACCTCACCATCACTAATATTGGAATTACTTTTATTAGCAATGGCGATGTCATAAGCATCTTTTGCATTTTGTATGTCAACAGCAACAGCTTTTTTATCCTTAACCACTCTAATTGCTGCTAATATATCAGCACCGCTAGCTGCACTTACTGCTCTGTTGATTCCATCTAGTGCCTTAGTATTACTATTAACATTGCTAGTTAGATTAAATAACTCTGCTACCTCTTTAGAGTCAGCAATTTTTTTATTATTATTCCCTTTTGGAGCAGTACCAACTCCTTTTGATACTTCATAGATCAAGTTAATCCCTTCAATAAGACCCTTTACACTTTTTTCTTCTGCCGGCTCTGCATTCTCAGTATCAGTAACCTTACCACCAACTGGACTATCATCAACAGTAGCATCTTTAATTTTAGTTGCTCCATCAACTATCTTTCCCAAAATATCAATTGCCTTAGTAATTGCTTTATCAGCTTTATCTTTTATTAGATCGTAGTCACTATCTGATTTTATGCTTTCTAATTTATCTTTAACTGTTTTAACCGCATCGCCAATCTTACCTAAATGTTCTCCAACTTCTTTTTTAGTTGTAGTTGAAGTAATACCAAAAGCATTAGAAATCACATCAAAAAAAGAAGTAAAGATATCTAAGAAGTTTTGTCTTAAATTAGATATAGAGAGTATAGAATCCCTTTGCTTCTCAAGTTCTTCTATTACTCCATTATTACAAGAAAGGAATAGAGAGATAAATAATGTTGCACAAATACTTCTTACTTTAATATTTTTAATATTTATTTTCATATATTACGTGCCTCTTTTACTCCCTACCCCCTAAATAAAAGAGGCTTAATATAGAAAAAGGAAAACATCCCCTATACAAGAAATGCTTCCCTTAAATAACTTTATTTAGTTTATGTAAGCTTTATAAATTGCAATTAGTTCTTACCTTCACTTGATTCACCAGTAGTCTCTGAATATTGTATTCCCTTAACAGCTTCTCTTATTTTTTCTAGATGTTTTACTACTGTTTGCCTAATTATTAAATCGAGTATTCCTAATACCTTATTTACAGCAGTAGCAGCAGCTGCTTTAACTGCAAGAGCTTCATTAGCATTATTAGCACTAAATGTACCAGTTTTAGTCATTGCTTTAAGAGCAACAGCAGCTGCTAAGTCAGCAGTAGTTTTAGATCCAATATTGTCACCACCAGTAGCAACAGAAGTAGCCAATGTTCCTACTTCATTATTATCGTCTTGATTAAGAGCAGCACCAGTCTTCGTAGCACTTTTAATCTTATTAATCATTGCCCATGGATCTGCTTTTGATACTACTTCAGCTAATAGAGAACCAGCATTAGCATCAGCTTTAGCACTATTTTTACCAACAAGTGCAGCAGTGGCATCAGCTCCAGATTTATGTGGTACTTGATCACCATCAGTTCCTTTTCCAATTTCTACACCAGACTTGGTAGTAGCAGTGTCAATTATTTCTTGAACTCCTTCAATAAATATATTGACATCAGCAGGAGGTGCACCTTTATTAGCATTAGTTATATTAACCTCACCAATCTTATCAGTCGCTTTAGTTACCCCAGCTAATTTTTTTACAGATTTAATTAGTTGATCAAAAACATCATTTGCTCCTTTAATTGAATCCTCAATACCTTTAGTATCAGCATTAGGAGTAGAAGATATTTTTATTGCTAACTCATCTAATTTAGTCTTAGTATTCTTTAAGCCCTCTCCTACTTTTTCAAAGTGTTTTCCTACCTTATCTCTATTATCATCAGGTTTAATAGAACCAAATTCTAATGCATCTCCCATAGTATTGCCAAAGAAACCTAATATTTCTTGAAAACTATTACCTATTTTGAGGAAAGAATCAAAGAAAGTATTTCTCTTCTGCAGTTCTTCTATTCCACTATTAC comes from Borrelia coriaceae and encodes:
- a CDS encoding variable large family protein, translated to MKINIKNINIKSICATLFISLFLACNNGIEELEKRNTFLSSLANLGNDFLNVFTSFGESFGGVLGFNTNTQKSEIGTYFNTVKETVEGIKSKLNAIIENMKREGNPNASGTEAAVADLNKKLDQIIEGASDAIKGVGDSESIGNIADAGSAGAKAEDTSVKSLIEGIGKIVGIVLGTNEGNPDAGDDKKAEDGNASRTDSTGVAKLFVSGSNGAGSDVNAKKVATDAAKAVGAATGADILKAISQGNDGKAAQLATNSASTAAAANNAKDATIAGAIALRAMAKDGKFANGNFGNDISTAVKKVALSAVTKALNTLTIAIRKTIDEGLKEVKKAMKINLNDNPVATEVGTVVK
- a CDS encoding variable large family protein; its protein translation is MKINIKNIRVKSICATLFISLFLSCNNGIVEELQKQKDSIFSISNLRQGFLDIVTSFGDIIAGTLGFNAVTSEDKRSAVGVHFDKVKKGLEDIKGKLDGLAKEIASAPHADTIGVGAVKEAIKKAIDEVISKLIDSVIKLAGVTKADGNIGDNDHSSGALPANEASVKAIIAEVKSIIEVAEQSGVKIEPGSDGAAVKSGDATAPAALAASTVANAKAGSLLADEVAKADPWAMINKIKNSTTNTSVLSGNDKDAGTLATGTKAADNNGAGAKTNADLAAAVALKAMTAGGRFSAAQNEAGAVKGAAVSAVNKVLGVLDEIIRKIVVKKLDKIGEALRGIEYSETVGATSEGKN
- a CDS encoding variable large family protein, which gives rise to MKINIKNIKVRSICATLFISLFLSCNNGVIEELEKQRDSILSISNLRQNFLDIFTSFFDVISNAFGITSTTTKKEVGEHLGKIGDAVKTVKDKLESIKSDSDYDLIKDKADKAITKAIDILGKIVDGATKIKDATVDDSPVGGKVTDTENAEPAEEKSVKGLIEGINLIYEVSKGVGTAPKGNNNKKIADSKEVAELFNLTSNVNSNTKALDGINRAVSAASGADILAAIRVVKDKKAVAVDIQNAKDAYDIAIANKSNSNISDGEVNTNASAIAAGLALKAMVKGGKLATKATHAPGQAVNTVLIGIVDKTVNEIVSTIRRTVDRCLKDVSNCIKVDSTSELKAESK
- a CDS encoding variable large family protein, coding for MRQNNTHKNIKLRSICATLFISLFLSCNSGIEELQKRNTFFDSFLKIGNSFQEILGFFGNTMGDALEFGSIKPDDNRDKVGKHFEKVGEGLKNTKTKLDELAIKISSTPNADTKGIEDSIKGANDVFDQLIKSVKKLAGVTKATDKIGEVNITNANKGAPPADVNIFIEGVQEIIDTATTKSGVEIGKGTDGDQVPHKSGADATAALVGKNSAKADANAGSLLAEVVSKADPWAMINKIKSATKTGAALNQDDNNEVGTLATSVATGGDNIGSKTTADLAAAVALKAMTKTGTFSANNANEALAVKAAAATAVNKVLGILDLIIRQTVVKHLEKIREAVKGIQYSETTGESSEGKN